In Thiovibrio frasassiensis, one DNA window encodes the following:
- the proB gene encoding glutamate 5-kinase, translating to MRRRFLDRAKRVVIKVGSAVLTTGEGLNLPVLDALAKEICTLRQSGHQVILVSSGAVAAGRRKMGLGDRALTLREKQAAAAIGQSSLMRSYEKIFEQLGQKVAQVLLTHDALSHRDRYLNVRNTLFTLLDWGLVPIINENDTVSVEELRFGDNDALGAMVTNLTEADIFVCLTDVPGLFSANPLTNPEAKPVHTVAKIDAAVQAMVGNVQSALGTGGMGSKVKAAKMVAARGGCSFIGPGREPDTISRLFAGDLIGTFFLPEKEKMASRKHWIAYTLRPQGSLVLDGGACKALLQGGKSLLPSGIIEVRGKFGIGAPVHCLSEKGDPLAAGLVNYASTDIDRIKGVKTSQIEAVLERPKDSDEVIHRDNLVIL from the coding sequence CTGCGGCGTCGGTTTCTCGACCGGGCCAAAAGGGTCGTGATCAAGGTGGGCAGTGCCGTTCTCACCACCGGTGAAGGGCTGAACCTGCCTGTCTTGGACGCTTTGGCCAAGGAGATATGTACCCTTCGCCAAAGTGGTCACCAGGTGATCCTGGTCAGTTCCGGGGCTGTTGCGGCCGGCCGGCGGAAGATGGGCCTTGGCGACCGCGCCTTGACCCTGCGGGAAAAACAGGCTGCCGCCGCCATCGGCCAGAGCAGCCTGATGCGCTCCTATGAAAAGATCTTCGAACAGCTGGGCCAGAAGGTGGCCCAAGTGCTGCTTACCCACGACGCCCTGTCCCACAGGGACCGTTATCTCAATGTCCGCAATACCCTCTTTACCTTGCTGGACTGGGGCTTGGTCCCCATCATCAACGAAAATGATACCGTCTCCGTCGAAGAGCTGCGCTTTGGCGACAACGACGCCCTGGGCGCCATGGTCACCAATCTCACCGAGGCGGACATCTTTGTCTGTCTCACCGATGTGCCGGGTCTCTTTTCCGCCAATCCCCTGACCAATCCCGAGGCCAAACCGGTCCATACCGTGGCCAAAATCGACGCGGCCGTGCAGGCTATGGTCGGCAATGTGCAGAGCGCTCTGGGCACCGGTGGTATGGGGAGTAAGGTCAAGGCCGCAAAGATGGTGGCGGCGCGGGGCGGGTGTTCCTTCATCGGTCCGGGGCGGGAACCGGATACCATCTCCCGTCTTTTTGCCGGGGACTTGATCGGGACCTTCTTTTTGCCTGAGAAGGAAAAAATGGCGAGTCGCAAGCACTGGATCGCCTATACCCTGCGGCCCCAAGGCTCGCTGGTCCTTGATGGGGGTGCTTGCAAGGCCCTGTTGCAGGGGGGGAAAAGCCTGCTTCCTTCCGGGATCATCGAGGTTCGGGGCAAGTTCGGCATCGGAGCTCCGGTGCATTGCTTAAGCGAGAAGGGCGACCCCCTTGCCGCCGGGTTGGTCAACTATGCTTCCACCGATATCGACCGGATCAAGGGCGTCAAGACCAGTCAGATCGAAGCGGTGTTGGAACGGCCCAAGGATAGCGATGAGGTCATCCACCGCGATAATCTTGTCATCCTGTAA
- the obgE gene encoding GTPase ObgE: protein MAFIDEAKFFVKAGDGGNGCLSFRREKFVPKGGPDGGDGGDGGSVTIEASRKLASLLDFRFKSHFLAQNGTSGRGKRMYGRKGESFTLYVPLGSILKDAETGEILAELLHEGDSFVAAKGGEGGKGNVHFATAQNRAPRIATKGEPGEERWLRIELKLLADIGLIGLPNAGKSTLLSKLSAANPKVAPYPFTTLEPQLGVMNLPDSGAYIIADIPGLIEGAHTGAGLGHKFLRHIERTQILLHVIDASTPDEQPLEEYRTLENELRVYNEELMDRQRLVVLNKVDLLEDEQRLTALQELFFKAEGVRPLAISALTGQGLVQLQEALGEMLTEREA, encoded by the coding sequence ATGGCTTTTATCGATGAAGCAAAGTTCTTTGTCAAGGCCGGCGACGGCGGCAATGGGTGTCTGAGTTTCCGACGGGAAAAATTTGTTCCCAAAGGCGGCCCCGACGGGGGTGATGGCGGCGATGGGGGCTCGGTGACAATCGAGGCCTCACGCAAGCTTGCCTCCCTTCTTGATTTTCGTTTTAAATCCCATTTTCTCGCGCAGAATGGCACTTCCGGTCGCGGCAAGAGGATGTACGGCCGCAAGGGGGAGAGCTTTACCCTGTATGTGCCCCTCGGTTCCATTCTCAAAGACGCGGAAACCGGTGAGATCCTCGCCGAACTGCTGCACGAAGGCGACAGTTTTGTTGCCGCCAAAGGCGGCGAGGGCGGCAAGGGCAATGTCCATTTTGCCACGGCCCAGAACCGGGCGCCCCGTATTGCCACCAAGGGCGAACCCGGCGAAGAGCGCTGGTTGCGCATCGAGCTGAAGCTGCTGGCGGATATCGGTCTGATCGGCCTGCCCAACGCCGGTAAATCTACGCTGCTTTCCAAATTGTCCGCCGCCAACCCCAAGGTCGCGCCCTATCCCTTCACCACCCTGGAGCCGCAGCTTGGCGTCATGAATCTTCCCGATTCCGGTGCTTATATCATTGCGGACATTCCTGGGTTGATCGAGGGCGCACATACCGGGGCAGGTCTTGGCCACAAATTTCTCCGCCACATCGAACGCACCCAGATCCTCCTCCATGTCATTGACGCCTCAACCCCGGACGAGCAGCCTTTGGAGGAATACCGCACTTTGGAAAACGAGTTGCGTGTATACAATGAAGAGTTGATGGACAGGCAGCGGTTGGTGGTGCTGAACAAGGTTGATCTGTTGGAAGACGAGCAACGGCTTACTGCCTTGCAGGAGCTGTTTTTTAAAGCGGAAGGAGTCAGGCCGCTTGCCATTTCGGCGCTTACCGGGCAAGGGCTCGTGCAGTTGCAGGAAGCGTTGGGAGAGATGCTGACAGAAAGAGAGGCGTGA
- the rpmA gene encoding 50S ribosomal protein L27: MAHKKAGGSSKNGRDSNSQRRGVKRFGGQIVRAGNILVRQVGTVIHPGKNVGLGRDYTLFAKIDGVVKYEEFGRNRKRVSIYPVEAKVEVAA; this comes from the coding sequence GTGGCACATAAGAAAGCGGGCGGTAGCTCAAAAAACGGTCGTGACAGTAATTCACAGCGGCGCGGGGTGAAGAGATTCGGCGGACAGATTGTCCGGGCCGGTAATATCCTGGTCCGCCAGGTCGGCACCGTGATCCATCCCGGCAAGAATGTTGGCCTGGGTCGCGATTACACCCTGTTTGCCAAGATTGACGGCGTTGTGAAATACGAAGAGTTCGGTCGTAACAGAAAAAGGGTCAGCATCTACCCGGTTGAAGCCAAGGTAGAGGTAGCTGCGTAA
- the rplU gene encoding 50S ribosomal protein L21 yields the protein MYAIIRTGGKQYQVAPGERVRVEKLAGNIGDTIELSDVLLIADGEEVKIGQPVLAGAKVMACIIEQDKAKKVLIFKKRRRKAYRVKTGHRQPFTSLEIKEISA from the coding sequence ATGTACGCAATCATTCGTACCGGCGGTAAACAGTATCAGGTTGCACCTGGCGAGCGCGTCCGGGTTGAGAAACTTGCCGGCAATATTGGTGATACCATTGAATTGTCCGATGTTCTTCTCATTGCCGATGGGGAGGAGGTCAAGATTGGCCAGCCCGTTCTTGCCGGAGCCAAGGTCATGGCCTGCATCATTGAGCAGGACAAAGCCAAAAAGGTTTTGATCTTCAAGAAGAGACGGCGTAAGGCCTATCGCGTAAAAACTGGTCATCGTCAGCCGTTTACCTCCCTTGAGATCAAGGAGATTTCCGCCTAA
- a CDS encoding Rne/Rng family ribonuclease, with product MSTELLINATPYEIRIALVEHGNLVEFYLEQPREKGLVGNIYRGKVVRVLSGMQAAFVDIGLERTGFLYVDDVHITTDDFEKRLAKSDRPEDCGGGCCGNETPDSLCRRTPGLNIGDLLSEGQDILVQICKEPLGTKGARLTCNITLPCRNLVFMPMTDHIGISRKIEDENVRKQLRQDIETLRPAGTGFIVRTVAENATNEDLEADMEFLLHTWGEIQDIAVKAPVPSLVYEDLDITLRVVRDIFSPEVERVVVDDLKTFNRVQHFVETFAPKLQGRVHLSDSPIPLFDSHGVEMDINRALDKKIWLRCGGYIIIETTEALTVIDVNTGRYVGKSGLEETIFKTNMEAVKEIAYQLRLRNIGGIIIVDFIDMDEEIHRDEVFSAFKEAAKKDKSRINILRVSEFGLVQMTRKRNREDLRHMMCEPCLYCHGDGMLKSGRTICYEIFRKVEREAKKASADNVVLRVHQRVAAMMLKEEASTIDYLQGSTGKQIIIEPVKDVHLEKYEILWGRE from the coding sequence ATGTCTACTGAACTACTGATCAACGCCACGCCCTATGAGATTCGGATTGCCCTGGTGGAACACGGCAATCTGGTGGAATTTTATCTGGAGCAGCCTCGGGAGAAGGGGCTGGTCGGCAACATTTACCGGGGTAAGGTTGTCCGGGTGCTCTCCGGCATGCAGGCGGCCTTTGTCGATATCGGCCTTGAGCGCACCGGTTTTCTCTATGTGGATGATGTCCATATCACCACCGACGATTTTGAAAAGCGGCTGGCCAAAAGCGACCGGCCCGAGGATTGCGGCGGCGGCTGTTGCGGCAACGAGACTCCGGATTCCCTCTGCAGGCGCACCCCCGGTCTGAATATCGGCGATCTGCTCAGCGAGGGGCAGGATATCCTGGTGCAGATCTGCAAGGAGCCTCTCGGCACCAAGGGCGCCAGGCTGACCTGCAATATCACCCTGCCTTGCCGGAACCTGGTTTTCATGCCCATGACCGATCATATCGGGATCTCGCGCAAGATCGAAGACGAAAACGTGCGCAAGCAGCTCCGTCAGGATATCGAAACCCTGCGGCCGGCCGGCACCGGTTTTATCGTGCGGACCGTGGCGGAGAACGCGACCAACGAGGATCTGGAAGCGGATATGGAGTTTCTCCTCCATACCTGGGGGGAGATTCAGGATATCGCGGTCAAGGCCCCGGTGCCGAGCCTGGTGTATGAGGATCTTGATATCACCCTGCGGGTGGTGCGCGATATCTTCTCGCCGGAGGTGGAGCGGGTGGTGGTCGATGACCTGAAAACCTTCAACCGGGTGCAGCATTTTGTCGAAACCTTTGCCCCGAAGCTCCAGGGCAGGGTGCACCTTTCCGATAGTCCGATTCCCCTCTTCGACAGCCACGGGGTCGAGATGGATATCAACCGGGCGCTGGACAAAAAGATCTGGCTCCGCTGCGGGGGCTACATCATCATCGAAACCACCGAGGCCCTCACGGTGATCGATGTCAACACCGGTCGCTATGTCGGGAAAAGCGGTTTGGAGGAAACCATCTTCAAGACCAATATGGAGGCGGTGAAGGAAATCGCCTACCAGCTCCGGCTGCGCAATATCGGCGGGATCATTATTGTGGACTTCATCGACATGGATGAGGAGATCCACCGGGATGAGGTCTTTTCCGCCTTTAAGGAGGCGGCCAAAAAGGATAAGAGCCGGATCAACATCCTCAGGGTTTCCGAGTTCGGCCTGGTGCAGATGACCCGCAAGCGTAACCGCGAGGATCTGCGGCACATGATGTGCGAGCCCTGCCTCTATTGCCACGGCGACGGGATGCTGAAGTCGGGCCGGACCATCTGCTATGAGATTTTCCGCAAGGTGGAGCGTGAGGCGAAAAAGGCCTCGGCGGACAATGTCGTCCTCCGGGTGCACCAGAGGGTGGCGGCCATGATGCTCAAGGAAGAGGCGTCCACCATCGATTATCTCCAGGGCTCCACGGGCAAGCAGATCATTATTGAGCCGGTCAAGGATGTGCATCTGGAAAAATACGAAATTCTCTGGGGCAGGGAGTAA
- a CDS encoding TIGR03960 family B12-binding radical SAM protein, whose product MNSEIDALLPQVRQPSRYGGNELHVVKKAWDSVSLRMVLAFPDLYELGMSHQGLQILYHIVNAQKDMLAERVYTPDRDLEELLRAHRLPLFSLESQRPLADFDILGITLPYELCYTNILTILALAGLPFRSAERSAAHPLVIGGGPCAFHPEPVADFFDAILLGDGEEAVLEMAEAVRLGKENGEDRPALLERLSRIEGVYVPSFFAPEYDGNGNFLGMRTLSGTGQVRRRILADLEGASIEQPPLVPLTRIVHDRLGLEIARGCTRGCRFCQAGMIYRPVRERTPEKIFAMAEKGIAEGGFEELALLSLSTGDYSCLSELLVRLMNRFAKEHVSVSLPSLRVGTLTPAIMEQIKRVRKTGFTLAPEAGSDRLRRVINKGITEEDLLSTAEAAFGLGWKLIKLYFMFGLPTETEEDVAAIPALAQKVLKAGRGGNCRVNVSAATFVPKPHTVFEREPQLSMAEGYARMDAVKKRLYGKNCTMKRNDPRMSFLEGVFSRGDRRLSRLLEEAWQRGARMDAWSEHFDLTRWQEAAAACGLELEHYLRRREVDEPLPWQHLGVGVRDDFFAEEYGKALREEYTPDCRVHGCQQCGVCDLKTLKPVVHRCKHDDAVPDPAGAEAPPAESSSGKPILRPHFLYKLTYSRLNNARLLSHLELLQVFFRAFNRAKLPLNFSQGFNPTPKVSFSPALPLGTESLAEFVLIDLFEPLADLGAFVKEMNRQLPEGLFVSQAVLAGKEHAGTMLTTYHLRLARLPVQEELDRVMAQESLPVVVMRKGLERQLDLRPLLSGLRLTEEGQLELSLFNAPGQPGGKPVEVAAKLFALSEEEIRRARVVKIASEPYVVREN is encoded by the coding sequence ATGAATAGTGAGATAGACGCCCTGCTGCCGCAGGTGAGACAGCCCAGCAGGTACGGCGGCAATGAGCTGCATGTGGTGAAAAAGGCGTGGGACTCCGTTTCCCTGCGGATGGTTCTGGCCTTTCCTGATCTGTATGAACTTGGCATGTCGCACCAGGGGCTGCAAATTCTCTACCACATCGTCAATGCGCAGAAGGATATGCTGGCCGAACGGGTCTATACCCCGGATCGCGATTTGGAAGAGCTGCTCCGCGCCCACCGGCTGCCCCTGTTTTCCCTGGAATCCCAGCGGCCGCTGGCTGATTTTGATATCCTCGGCATCACCCTGCCCTATGAGCTCTGCTATACCAATATCCTCACCATCCTTGCCCTGGCCGGGCTACCCTTCCGCAGCGCGGAACGGAGTGCCGCCCATCCCCTGGTGATCGGCGGCGGTCCCTGCGCCTTCCATCCCGAACCGGTGGCCGATTTCTTTGACGCCATTCTTCTTGGAGACGGGGAGGAGGCGGTGCTGGAGATGGCCGAGGCGGTACGCCTTGGGAAGGAAAACGGGGAAGATCGGCCCGCGCTGCTTGAGCGGCTCAGTCGGATCGAGGGGGTCTATGTCCCTTCCTTTTTTGCGCCGGAGTATGATGGCAACGGTAATTTTCTCGGCATGCGCACCCTTTCCGGCACAGGCCAGGTTCGGCGGCGGATCCTTGCCGACCTCGAAGGGGCCAGCATCGAACAGCCTCCCCTGGTGCCGCTTACCCGGATCGTCCATGACCGCTTGGGGTTGGAGATCGCCCGGGGCTGTACCCGGGGCTGCCGCTTCTGTCAGGCGGGCATGATCTACCGGCCGGTGCGGGAGCGCACTCCGGAGAAGATCTTTGCCATGGCGGAAAAAGGCATTGCCGAGGGCGGTTTTGAAGAGCTGGCCTTGTTGTCGCTCTCCACTGGCGATTATTCCTGCTTAAGCGAGTTGCTGGTTCGTTTGATGAACCGTTTTGCCAAGGAGCATGTTTCCGTCTCCCTGCCTTCCTTGCGGGTCGGCACCCTCACTCCGGCGATCATGGAGCAGATCAAGCGGGTGCGCAAGACCGGTTTTACCCTGGCTCCTGAGGCAGGCTCCGACCGGCTGCGGCGGGTGATCAACAAGGGGATCACCGAGGAAGATCTGCTGAGTACGGCAGAGGCGGCCTTTGGCTTGGGCTGGAAATTGATCAAGCTCTACTTCATGTTCGGTTTGCCCACCGAAACCGAGGAGGATGTGGCCGCGATCCCGGCCCTGGCCCAGAAGGTGTTGAAGGCCGGGCGGGGCGGCAACTGCCGGGTGAACGTGAGCGCCGCCACCTTTGTCCCCAAGCCCCATACCGTGTTCGAACGGGAGCCGCAGCTTTCCATGGCCGAAGGGTATGCGCGGATGGATGCGGTCAAGAAACGGCTCTATGGCAAGAACTGCACCATGAAGCGCAATGATCCGCGGATGAGCTTTCTGGAAGGGGTCTTTTCCCGGGGCGACCGCCGTTTGAGCCGCTTGCTTGAGGAGGCCTGGCAGCGGGGCGCCCGCATGGACGCCTGGTCCGAGCATTTTGATCTCACGCGCTGGCAGGAAGCCGCTGCGGCCTGCGGTCTGGAGCTGGAGCATTACCTGCGCCGGCGGGAAGTCGATGAGCCTTTGCCCTGGCAGCATCTTGGCGTTGGGGTCCGGGATGATTTTTTTGCCGAGGAATACGGTAAGGCGTTGCGGGAAGAGTATACCCCCGACTGCCGGGTGCATGGCTGCCAGCAATGCGGGGTTTGCGACCTGAAAACCCTCAAGCCCGTGGTGCATCGTTGCAAGCACGACGACGCAGTCCCGGATCCGGCCGGAGCAGAAGCGCCCCCGGCGGAGAGTTCCTCCGGTAAACCGATCCTCCGCCCCCACTTTCTCTACAAACTCACCTATTCTCGGCTCAACAATGCCCGGCTGCTCAGCCATCTGGAACTGCTTCAGGTGTTTTTCCGGGCCTTCAACCGGGCCAAACTGCCGCTGAATTTTTCGCAAGGGTTCAATCCGACCCCCAAGGTCTCTTTCAGTCCGGCCCTGCCCCTGGGTACGGAAAGTCTGGCGGAATTTGTCCTGATTGATCTTTTTGAGCCGCTGGCTGATCTTGGCGCCTTTGTAAAGGAAATGAACCGGCAGCTTCCCGAGGGGCTCTTCGTGAGCCAGGCCGTGCTGGCCGGCAAAGAGCATGCCGGCACCATGCTCACCACCTACCATCTCCGGTTGGCGCGGCTGCCCGTGCAAGAGGAGCTGGACCGGGTCATGGCCCAGGAGAGTCTGCCGGTGGTGGTGATGCGCAAAGGCCTGGAACGGCAGCTCGATCTGCGGCCGCTGCTCTCCGGCTTGCGGCTGACCGAGGAGGGCCAGCTGGAGCTTTCCCTTTTCAACGCGCCGGGTCAGCCGGGCGGCAAGCCGGTCGAGGTGGCGGCCAAGCTTTTCGCCTTGTCCGAAGAGGAGATCCGGCGGGCTCGGGTTGTGAAGATCGCAAGCGAGCCTTATGTGGTCAGGGAAAACTGA
- a CDS encoding tetratricopeptide repeat protein produces MLKRLLIAGGLALCCLSCAPTIRGVPGQPPFAADLEPYEEAVDKGCAYFHYLWGKSAELEDHYDEAIYAYKQALVCDRLAGHVMRSLATLLVKTGRQEEAVEWVNKLIDLNPKDIEARALLANLYSIMERFDEAIGMYQSILAEDPQNFNVRLLLGSLYARLRDYEKAQVVLEKLTELNPDSYAGFYYLAKLYQEMRLFDKASEAFEKALALNWSPMLAQEAAELYVQEKQYSQAIAIYNRILAEDPSDERARSFLANVYFRQGEIAKALTEMEKLREISANPDKVELAICRILLDADRRSEGVTRLKALLKRDPHSDAARALLTLAYYQQGDLAATKKLLRQVGPPSPAYEESVLMLARILQQEKDFPGAEKALQQAMADKQHRRLNFYVALAMLYAGEDKIAKAHGVFTQAFVDFPDTVEVHYEYALFLHKLDDMAGSMREMEEVLKLDPQHARALNYVGYTWAEEGRNLEKAKAYIEQAVAQLPKDGFVRDSLGWVYYQLGDFSAAVRELEQAVALSPDDPTIYEHLGDAYLKNSDRSKARKAYEKSLALHEEEEKKEVVRRKLESFSSGDERPGGAQ; encoded by the coding sequence ATGCTGAAGCGTCTGCTGATTGCCGGTGGTTTGGCTCTCTGCTGCCTGTCATGCGCCCCGACCATTCGGGGGGTGCCGGGGCAGCCGCCCTTTGCCGCAGATCTCGAACCCTATGAAGAGGCGGTGGACAAAGGCTGCGCTTATTTTCATTATCTTTGGGGCAAGTCGGCCGAGCTTGAAGACCATTACGATGAGGCGATCTACGCCTACAAGCAGGCCCTGGTTTGTGACCGTCTGGCCGGGCATGTCATGCGTTCCCTGGCCACGCTCCTCGTTAAGACCGGGCGCCAGGAAGAGGCGGTTGAGTGGGTGAACAAGCTCATCGACCTCAATCCCAAAGATATCGAAGCCCGGGCGCTCCTGGCAAATCTCTACAGCATCATGGAGCGGTTCGATGAGGCCATCGGCATGTATCAGTCCATCTTGGCCGAGGATCCGCAAAACTTCAATGTCCGGTTGTTGCTGGGCAGCCTCTATGCCCGTTTGCGCGATTACGAAAAGGCGCAGGTGGTTCTGGAAAAACTGACCGAACTCAATCCGGATTCCTATGCCGGGTTCTATTATCTGGCCAAGCTGTACCAGGAGATGCGTCTCTTCGATAAGGCCTCGGAGGCTTTTGAGAAAGCTCTGGCCCTCAACTGGTCGCCGATGCTGGCTCAAGAGGCGGCGGAATTGTATGTGCAGGAAAAGCAGTATTCCCAAGCCATCGCCATCTACAACCGGATTTTGGCAGAGGACCCCTCCGATGAAAGGGCGAGAAGCTTCTTGGCCAATGTTTATTTTCGTCAGGGAGAGATAGCGAAGGCCCTGACGGAGATGGAGAAGCTCCGGGAGATCTCGGCCAACCCGGACAAGGTTGAGCTCGCCATCTGCCGGATTCTGCTCGATGCCGACCGGCGTTCGGAGGGTGTCACCCGGCTGAAGGCACTCCTCAAAAGAGATCCCCATTCAGACGCGGCCAGGGCACTCTTGACCCTGGCCTATTACCAGCAGGGCGACCTTGCGGCGACCAAGAAACTGCTCCGTCAGGTGGGTCCCCCCAGCCCGGCCTATGAGGAATCGGTGCTCATGCTGGCCAGAATCCTGCAGCAGGAAAAGGATTTTCCCGGGGCGGAGAAGGCCCTGCAGCAGGCCATGGCGGACAAGCAGCATCGGCGGCTCAATTTTTATGTGGCCCTGGCAATGCTGTATGCCGGCGAGGACAAGATTGCTAAGGCGCACGGGGTGTTTACCCAGGCCTTTGTCGATTTTCCGGACACTGTGGAGGTGCATTACGAGTATGCCCTGTTTTTGCACAAACTGGATGACATGGCCGGGTCCATGCGCGAGATGGAAGAGGTGCTGAAACTTGACCCGCAACATGCCCGGGCGCTCAATTATGTCGGCTATACCTGGGCCGAGGAGGGGCGGAACCTGGAAAAGGCCAAGGCGTATATCGAGCAGGCCGTAGCGCAGCTCCCGAAGGACGGCTTTGTTCGGGACAGTCTGGGGTGGGTCTACTATCAGTTGGGGGATTTTTCCGCCGCGGTCCGGGAATTGGAGCAGGCGGTGGCGCTTTCTCCCGATGACCCGACCATTTACGAGCATCTTGGCGATGCCTATCTGAAAAACAGTGACCGGTCGAAAGCCAGGAAGGCGTACGAAAAATCACTCGCACTCCACGAGGAGGAAGAGAAGAAAGAGGTGGTTCGCCGGAAGCTGGAGTCTTTCTCTTCCGGGGATGAGCGGCCCGGCGGCGCACAATGA
- the tmk gene encoding dTMP kinase, with protein MAEKGVLIAFEGIDGTGKTTQIELLAEVLRRRGLSVVTTREPTDGQYGRKIRALYKNRQSVTPAEELVLFLDDRREHVAQVIAPALACGRVVLTDRYYYSTAAYQGAAGHDPQKIIAANELFAPVPDMVIMLEAPVSLGVHRVQKLRGETLNDFEQEGALARVARIFAELKGANIHRIDGTGDAAAVHALIMQAVAELF; from the coding sequence ATGGCTGAAAAAGGAGTGCTCATCGCTTTTGAGGGGATTGACGGGACCGGTAAGACCACCCAGATCGAGCTGCTGGCCGAGGTCTTGCGTCGGCGAGGCTTAAGCGTGGTTACGACCCGTGAGCCCACCGATGGGCAGTATGGCCGGAAAATCAGGGCGTTGTATAAAAACCGGCAGAGCGTGACCCCGGCAGAGGAATTGGTTCTGTTTCTTGATGACCGGCGCGAGCATGTGGCGCAAGTCATCGCCCCGGCTCTCGCCTGCGGCCGGGTGGTGCTTACCGACCGCTACTATTATTCCACTGCGGCCTATCAGGGTGCGGCCGGCCATGATCCGCAAAAGATCATTGCCGCAAATGAATTGTTTGCGCCGGTGCCGGATATGGTTATTATGCTTGAAGCGCCTGTCTCTCTTGGGGTACACCGGGTACAGAAGCTTCGGGGCGAGACCCTGAACGATTTTGAACAGGAAGGGGCCTTGGCCCGGGTGGCCAGGATTTTCGCCGAGCTCAAAGGGGCCAATATCCACCGTATTGACGGAACAGGGGATGCCGCGGCCGTGCATGCTCTGATCATGCAGGCCGTGGCCGAGCTTTTTTGA
- the pdxA gene encoding 4-hydroxythreonine-4-phosphate dehydrogenase PdxA produces the protein MNVQMGTQAAALPPLAITMGCPVGIGPEIILRLFAKSGFAPSLSPVVIGDGGVLRRCAAALGIDLPVVDWQPGALCRPQALNVLSLSDLGDGLCWGKPTPETGRAMGGYIEEAVRLIRQGQLAGLVTCPISKGALKAGGYRFPGHTEMLADLCQARDFAMMMAGATLKITLVTIHQSLAEVPGAITFESVLRMISITGRALRDDFNLPHPRLAVAGLNPHAGEDGMFGDEEHRIIGPAVAAARRDGWLVEGPFPPDTVFHKAAAGRFDAVVCMYHDQGLIPFKLLHFSDGVNVTLGLPIVRTSVDHGTAYDIAGKGVADPASLAAAVFMAETIVANRRKLARATGC, from the coding sequence ATGAACGTGCAGATGGGAACGCAAGCTGCTGCATTACCTCCCTTGGCGATTACCATGGGGTGTCCGGTGGGGATCGGTCCGGAGATCATCCTGCGTTTGTTTGCCAAGAGCGGGTTCGCACCGTCTCTGAGTCCTGTCGTTATCGGGGATGGTGGGGTGTTGCGCCGCTGTGCTGCCGCCCTGGGCATCGACCTTCCGGTGGTTGACTGGCAGCCGGGCGCACTCTGCCGGCCCCAGGCGCTCAATGTCCTTTCCCTTTCCGATCTTGGCGATGGTCTCTGCTGGGGCAAGCCCACCCCGGAAACAGGCCGGGCCATGGGGGGGTACATCGAAGAAGCGGTCCGCTTGATCCGGCAGGGGCAGTTGGCCGGGTTGGTGACCTGTCCCATCAGCAAGGGGGCGCTGAAGGCCGGAGGTTACCGCTTCCCCGGGCATACGGAGATGCTGGCCGATCTCTGTCAGGCAAGGGATTTTGCCATGATGATGGCGGGCGCTACCCTCAAGATCACCCTGGTCACCATCCATCAATCCCTGGCAGAGGTGCCTGGTGCCATCACCTTTGAGTCGGTGCTGCGGATGATCTCCATCACCGGCCGGGCCCTGCGTGATGATTTTAATCTGCCCCACCCCCGTCTGGCGGTGGCGGGTTTAAACCCGCATGCCGGGGAAGACGGCATGTTCGGCGATGAGGAACATCGGATTATTGGACCGGCTGTGGCGGCGGCCCGCCGGGACGGCTGGCTGGTCGAGGGGCCTTTTCCCCCGGATACGGTATTTCATAAGGCAGCGGCCGGTCGGTTTGACGCGGTGGTGTGCATGTACCACGATCAGGGTCTGATCCCCTTCAAGCTCCTGCATTTCAGCGACGGGGTGAATGTGACCCTCGGGCTGCCCATTGTCCGGACCTCGGTGGATCATGGGACTGCCTATGACATTGCGGGCAAGGGGGTGGCTGATCCGGCGAGTCTGGCCGCCGCGGTCTTTATGGCCGAAACCATTGTGGCCAACAGAAGAAAATTAGCGCGTGCAACAGGGTGTTAA
- a CDS encoding YraN family protein: protein MFGKIKEASTISLGQQGETLACRYLSRQGYRVLARNYRTKQGEIDIIAEERNSLVFVEVKTRRGHQCGHPFEAVTPAKCRQISKAALQYLAETGREGQAARFDVVAISIAGEGAPVVELVKDAFDLSYGA from the coding sequence TTGTTTGGTAAGATAAAAGAGGCGAGCACCATCTCCCTCGGTCAGCAGGGGGAGACCCTTGCCTGCCGGTATCTTTCCCGGCAGGGCTACCGGGTGCTGGCGAGAAATTATCGCACCAAGCAGGGGGAGATCGATATCATTGCCGAAGAGCGGAACTCCCTGGTTTTTGTCGAGGTGAAGACCAGGCGCGGCCATCAATGCGGTCATCCTTTTGAGGCGGTCACCCCCGCCAAGTGCCGGCAGATTTCCAAGGCGGCCCTGCAGTATCTTGCCGAGACAGGCAGGGAAGGGCAAGCGGCCCGCTTTGACGTGGTGGCGATCAGTATCGCCGGAGAGGGTGCGCCGGTGGTCGAGCTGGTGAAAGATGCCTTTGACCTGAGCTATGGAGCATGA